One Engystomops pustulosus chromosome 11, aEngPut4.maternal, whole genome shotgun sequence DNA window includes the following coding sequences:
- the TFAM gene encoding transcription factor A, mitochondrial — protein MVSLLSRGVGLLVKSLAGLSCAQATRCNSLPGALSAIQCSATRWFSKQQSPDELPKRPLTSYLRFVVEQRPMLVRKYPEAKLLEISKMLALEWRGLSESARKPYIEAANEDQLKYKEEVRKYKEKLSPLELELLKEKRKRRLVKRKHIRHRRELTVLGKPKGSRNAYNIFMSENFHDARGSSLSGKMQSLHEDWKKLPHSQKQIYIQLAQDDKIRYENEMKAWEEQMVEIGREDLIRLKARRRLVKDSAVMHEAKKVPKKKVKKVAKPAKRGEKADKWKNEE, from the exons ATGGTGTCCCTGCTGTCAAGAGGAGTCGGTCTCCTTGTTAAGTCCTTGGCCGGGCTGAGCTGTGCACAGGCTACAAG ATGCAACAGCCTCCCGGGTGCACTGTCAGCCATACAGTGCTCTGCAACAAGGTGGTTCTCCAAGCAGCAATCTCCTGATGAATTACCAAAACGTCCTCTTACATCCTATCTCCGGTTTGTGGTTGAGCAGCGGCCAATGCTAGTGAGAAAGTATCCCG AGGCAAAGCTGCTAGAAATATCTAAAATGCTCGCACTGGAATGGAGAGGACTCTCAGAATCTGCAAGAAAA ccaTATATAGAAGCTGCTAACGAAGACCAATTGAAATACAAAGAAGAAGTCCGAAAATACAAAGAGAAGTTGAGTCCCCTGGAGCTGGAATTGTTAAAGGAAAAGAGGAAACGAAGACTGGTGAAGAGAAAGCACATAAGACACCGGAGG GAGCTGACTGTGCTTGGCAAACCCAAAGGATCTCGGAACGCGTACAACATTTTTATGTCCGAAAATTTTCATGACGCTAGAGGCAGTTCCTTGTCG GGAAAGATGCAGAGTCTCCACGAGGATTGGAAAAAACTGCCTCATTCCCAAAAACAG ATTTATATACAGTTGGCTCAAGACGATAAGATCCGGTACGAGAATGAAATGAAGGCTTGGGAGGAGCAGATGGTGGAAATTGGGAGAGAAGATCTTATACGGCTTAAGGCAAGAAGGCGACTGGTTAAAGACTCCGCCGTGATGCATGAAGCAAAGAAGGTGCCGAAGAAGAAGGTCAAAAAGGTCGCTAAGCCTGCTAAAAGAGGCGAGAAGGCGGACAAGTGGAAGAATGAAGAATAA